The Chryseobacterium nakagawai genome has a segment encoding these proteins:
- a CDS encoding toxin-antitoxin system YwqK family antitoxin, translating into MKKLFTSALLALVLSINVYAQEKTYFDENWEKTTQEKMEYYRETSPKGKLTLIKDFYKNGTLQMEGLASDTTPSNEVFDGKVTWYTPEGKVMSMVNYSKGKQVGVSQNYDAKGKLIEDLVYKADGTFSGKAFSYKDPENEIYYNTFTVYENSTPTQTTIYDEDIKGIRTESIIGKNGTYENKYYGEKGKYIGSGSSESNSESTQVDYYYNPMRVSKIEKYKSDGSIKEGILYSKNGKVLQEQKRGKKDGSKTTYDESGKKIADLTYQYEKENDTYKPMDGEDYQFSYDYSHISTIDVYKGGDQILNKEFSEEGKLLTEKTLKDGSTQEIKYYTPDGKLRSTLTYKDDMPYNGTSYEGITEMQYKDGVLINTRNYTEENKLKFEKKLNAKQTAYDATVYDNKGTVLYTYNQPLKDDEYDYSFTAQIVQYVKGKPANKSSVKGGILQSGKIRIKEYYGAKELERNGKWVLLKIYDSEGKLVQDSKILADTGDSFSSESQILIQEDQLNTNVD; encoded by the coding sequence ATGAAAAAACTATTTACGTCAGCGTTGCTTGCATTAGTCCTCAGCATCAACGTATATGCGCAAGAAAAAACTTATTTCGACGAGAACTGGGAAAAGACAACTCAGGAAAAAATGGAGTATTACCGTGAAACGTCTCCTAAAGGAAAACTTACTCTAATTAAAGACTTTTATAAAAACGGAACGCTTCAAATGGAAGGTCTTGCTTCCGATACTACTCCAAGCAACGAAGTTTTTGATGGTAAAGTAACCTGGTACACTCCCGAAGGAAAAGTAATGAGTATGGTGAACTATTCTAAAGGGAAACAAGTTGGAGTTTCTCAGAATTATGATGCTAAAGGGAAATTAATTGAAGACCTTGTTTATAAGGCTGATGGTACTTTTTCAGGAAAAGCTTTCAGTTATAAAGATCCAGAAAACGAAATTTATTACAATACCTTTACTGTATATGAGAACTCTACTCCTACTCAAACCACTATTTATGATGAGGACATTAAAGGGATCAGAACTGAAAGCATTATAGGTAAAAACGGTACCTACGAAAATAAATACTACGGTGAAAAAGGTAAGTATATTGGTAGTGGCAGCTCTGAATCTAACAGCGAAAGTACTCAAGTAGACTATTACTATAATCCAATGAGGGTTTCTAAAATCGAAAAGTATAAAAGTGACGGCAGCATCAAAGAAGGGATTCTCTATTCTAAAAACGGAAAAGTTCTACAGGAACAGAAAAGAGGTAAAAAAGATGGTTCTAAAACAACCTATGATGAATCCGGAAAGAAAATAGCCGATCTTACTTATCAATATGAAAAAGAGAATGATACCTACAAACCTATGGATGGTGAAGATTATCAGTTTAGCTATGATTACAGCCACATCTCAACAATAGATGTTTATAAAGGTGGTGATCAGATTCTTAATAAGGAGTTTAGTGAAGAAGGAAAACTTTTAACGGAAAAAACATTAAAAGACGGATCTACTCAGGAGATTAAATATTATACTCCGGATGGAAAACTAAGATCCACATTAACTTATAAGGATGATATGCCTTACAATGGTACTTCCTATGAAGGAATTACCGAAATGCAGTACAAGGATGGAGTTCTTATAAATACAAGAAATTACACGGAAGAGAATAAGCTGAAATTTGAGAAGAAATTAAATGCTAAGCAAACCGCTTACGATGCTACAGTATATGATAATAAGGGTACTGTTTTGTACACTTATAACCAACCTCTAAAAGATGATGAATACGACTACAGTTTTACTGCTCAAATTGTACAATATGTAAAGGGCAAACCAGCGAATAAATCTTCTGTAAAAGGAGGAATTCTTCAAAGCGGAAAAATCAGAATAAAAGAATATTATGGAGCAAAGGAGCTTGAACGTAACGGAAAATGGGTCTTATTAAAGATTTATGATTCAGAAGGTAAACTTGTTCAAGACTCTAAAATATTGGCTGATACCGGTGATAGTTTCTCTAGTGAGAGCCAGATTCTCATTCAGGAAGATCAATTGAACACTAATGTTGATTAA